In Bacillus methanolicus, the following proteins share a genomic window:
- a CDS encoding UDP-glucose dehydrogenase family protein, giving the protein MKTIAVVGTGYVGLVTGVCLADIGHRVTCVDIEERKVETMKQGISPIYEPGLDDLMKKNIENGRLAFTTSHQEAFADAEVIYIAVGTPQQADGSANLQFVEQAAKDIAENIMLDGVVVVTKSTVPVGTNDKVKRWIQEHLQHDVQFDVVSNPEFLREGTAIYDTFHGDRIVIGAENERAAQIVEELNKPFGIPIFKTDIRSAEMIKYASNAFLATKISFINEIANISEKLGANIEDIAYGMGLDSRIGSQFLRAGIGYGGSCFPKDTKALVQIAGDVEHKFDLLEAVINVNNKQQARLVELALKRFPSLRGKKAAMLGLAFKPNTDDMREAASIVMAEQLVKEGAMVVAYDPIAIENAKKFIGDKITYVETIESALEQADVAFIVTEWDQIKKLPLDTYSKLMKEPIVFDGRNCYDLEEVKKHSIEYYSIGRPGIKN; this is encoded by the coding sequence TTGAAAACCATTGCGGTAGTGGGCACAGGCTACGTCGGTTTAGTAACAGGGGTTTGTTTAGCTGATATCGGTCATCGTGTTACGTGCGTTGATATTGAAGAGCGGAAAGTAGAAACAATGAAGCAAGGAATTTCACCGATTTATGAGCCGGGTTTAGATGATTTAATGAAGAAAAATATTGAAAATGGCAGGCTGGCATTTACGACGAGTCATCAAGAAGCGTTTGCGGATGCGGAGGTGATCTACATTGCGGTTGGTACACCGCAACAAGCAGATGGTTCTGCTAATTTACAGTTTGTTGAACAAGCCGCCAAAGACATAGCGGAAAACATTATGCTTGATGGCGTGGTTGTTGTGACGAAGAGCACTGTTCCGGTTGGAACGAATGATAAAGTGAAACGTTGGATTCAGGAGCACTTGCAGCATGATGTGCAGTTTGATGTTGTTTCGAATCCGGAATTTTTGCGAGAAGGCACGGCAATTTATGATACGTTCCACGGCGACCGCATTGTCATCGGAGCCGAAAACGAGCGAGCTGCTCAAATTGTTGAAGAACTGAACAAGCCGTTTGGAATTCCAATTTTCAAAACGGATATTCGAAGTGCGGAAATGATTAAATATGCTTCCAACGCTTTTTTGGCGACAAAGATTAGTTTTATTAACGAAATTGCGAATATTAGTGAAAAACTGGGTGCAAATATTGAAGATATCGCTTACGGTATGGGCTTAGATTCACGTATTGGTTCACAATTCTTAAGAGCCGGCATCGGCTATGGAGGTTCTTGCTTTCCGAAAGACACGAAGGCACTCGTGCAAATTGCCGGAGATGTTGAGCATAAGTTTGATTTGTTGGAAGCGGTTATTAATGTAAATAATAAACAGCAAGCGAGGTTAGTAGAACTTGCTCTTAAACGCTTTCCTAGTTTGAGAGGAAAGAAAGCGGCGATGCTCGGGTTGGCATTTAAGCCGAATACCGATGATATGCGCGAGGCAGCTTCCATTGTCATGGCTGAACAGCTTGTTAAAGAAGGAGCAATGGTTGTTGCTTATGACCCAATTGCGATTGAAAATGCGAAGAAATTCATTGGTGATAAAATTACATACGTTGAAACGATTGAATCAGCCTTGGAACAAGCCGACGTTGCTTTTATAGTTACCGAATGGGATCAAATAAAAAAACTGCCGCTTGATACATATTCAAAGCTAATGAAAGAACCGATCGTCTTCGATGGACGAAATTGCTACGATTTAGAAGAAGTAAAAAAACACTCTATTGAATATTACTCCATCGGCCGTCCAGGCATAAAGAACTAA
- a CDS encoding efflux RND transporter periplasmic adaptor subunit: MGKWQRGVLIAFLIVFIAGNLFLILKKDSKIDRSAFIEKWNTAKKEDLAQTFHTSGVVAPLEEHHFYFDSQTGVFCKFLVKEGELVASGTPLFEYRTLDIEAEAEKIEMEKEKVENQIQSLEDHIGQLENYRDSLTFDEEDKSFEKSILAGIERDIYEKELEKNLLEQEVNKYEEQLNSLNEQSGKMTVLSDVDGIVKRVREDLKNPVVTVVSSEPSVKGTFSEKEIKKVSSGMKVYVSSESFKKRVEGILHEVREIPEGEPAVEKASRYPFTVQFDTEDAEKTLIGSHVDLTVVTKEVNGAVTVPSHVLVKEKDESFLWIMNESGKIEKRKVSAGMKANGKTEIKEGLKKGELVVTNPKAIQKGEGPSFITPLKADEITKKELKRLKKEEIWKPVLKGFLSR, translated from the coding sequence TTGGGAAAATGGCAGCGGGGAGTTTTAATCGCATTCTTGATAGTTTTTATAGCGGGGAACTTGTTTTTAATTTTAAAAAAGGACAGCAAAATCGATCGGTCCGCTTTTATTGAAAAGTGGAATACTGCCAAAAAAGAAGATCTTGCACAAACATTTCATACTTCCGGTGTAGTTGCTCCTCTTGAAGAACACCATTTCTATTTTGACAGCCAAACAGGGGTGTTTTGTAAATTTCTCGTAAAAGAGGGAGAATTGGTGGCATCAGGGACCCCGCTTTTTGAATATAGAACATTGGATATTGAGGCGGAAGCTGAAAAAATAGAAATGGAAAAGGAAAAAGTTGAAAACCAGATTCAAAGTTTAGAAGATCATATCGGTCAACTGGAGAATTATCGGGATTCTTTAACATTTGATGAAGAAGATAAATCCTTTGAAAAATCAATTCTAGCCGGTATTGAAAGAGATATATATGAAAAAGAGCTGGAAAAGAATTTACTGGAGCAAGAAGTAAATAAATATGAGGAGCAGCTGAATTCTTTAAATGAACAGTCAGGGAAAATGACCGTGCTCAGTGATGTGGATGGAATTGTCAAAAGAGTGAGGGAAGATTTGAAAAACCCTGTAGTGACGGTAGTTTCGTCTGAACCTTCTGTGAAAGGGACTTTCAGTGAAAAGGAAATAAAAAAGGTGTCTTCCGGGATGAAGGTTTACGTGTCTTCCGAGTCTTTCAAGAAAAGAGTCGAGGGAATCCTTCATGAAGTCCGGGAAATTCCTGAAGGTGAACCGGCGGTGGAAAAAGCGAGCCGTTATCCTTTTACAGTTCAGTTTGATACAGAAGATGCCGAAAAAACGCTGATCGGTTCACATGTTGATTTAACGGTTGTAACGAAAGAAGTGAATGGAGCTGTTACTGTTCCTTCGCATGTTTTAGTGAAAGAAAAAGACGAATCGTTTTTATGGATTATGAATGAAAGCGGAAAAATTGAGAAACGTAAAGTTTCCGCAGGGATGAAAGCAAACGGCAAAACGGAAATAAAAGAAGGATTGAAAAAAGGAGAATTAGTGGTCACGAATCCAAAAGCGATTCAAAAAGGTGAAGGTCCATCCTTTATCACTCCATTAAAAGCAGACGAAATAACCAAAAAAGAACTAAAAAGATTGAAAAAAGAAGAAATATGGAAACCGGTCCTTAAAGGGTTTCTTTCCAGGTAA
- a CDS encoding diguanylate cyclase yields the protein MQALKRSSNIYLMIVSFLGSSMFFILHKFQFNVSPQTVVSFALIGSVVLLSHYLILIPPEGNSLSMDSAIYLASIFLFGLDLTLDVLFFYAIIFAVSQRKITWWKHLFNFSIYSLMIILSYYVFILCGGEVGYINTKNLFPYILSLSMYFILNTSLISIYFLLSETENSIKVLKRFIKDRTFLISYFNIFLLSLVLGILMNEVGLFGLFLFDGIAMLLSIAFIKHFEQYQAISTKANKDYLTGLHNHGYFKEILEKEVSAARETGQPLSIALLDLDDFKKYNDLYGHIQGDHLIKEFGALLGTEVQAKNYIAARYGGEEFTILMPNTNSKEALTFLDRLRKKANDTYVEGVEALPYGCLSFSAGIVEYQQGTYNTSELINKADQAMYFSKAQGKNVVHIFNEQSDYSVEECLSIEKELEEAEQQLKIFLSKDIYTYRHSKRVFQYAVDFSRKLKLSDHERKIFTLGALVHDIGKLEIPRDILNKKGKLDPHEWEITKKHVIWGKEIISANKQFEELIPLVELHHERYDGKGYPYGLKGDNIPKLARLLCIIDSFDAMTTERPYQKTKTFEEAIQELRACSGKQFDPQFVEPFIELIEQHYLVKEEKVLT from the coding sequence ATGCAGGCATTAAAAAGATCATCCAATATTTATTTAATGATTGTTTCTTTTCTAGGGAGTTCCATGTTTTTTATTCTGCATAAATTTCAATTCAACGTATCACCTCAAACGGTGGTCTCTTTTGCTCTAATCGGTTCTGTTGTGCTCCTTAGCCATTATTTAATCCTCATTCCACCTGAAGGTAACTCCCTTTCAATGGATTCTGCCATTTACTTGGCAAGTATCTTTTTATTTGGGTTGGACCTTACATTGGATGTGTTATTTTTTTATGCGATCATTTTTGCCGTATCCCAACGGAAGATTACCTGGTGGAAACATCTCTTTAATTTTTCCATTTACAGCTTAATGATCATATTGTCTTACTATGTTTTTATACTATGCGGCGGAGAAGTCGGATATATTAACACAAAGAATTTATTTCCATATATACTGTCACTAAGCATGTATTTCATCTTAAATACGTCTCTCATTAGTATTTATTTCTTGCTATCCGAAACTGAGAACTCAATCAAAGTCTTAAAGAGATTTATTAAAGATAGAACCTTTTTAATCAGCTATTTTAACATATTTTTACTTTCACTTGTTCTAGGGATATTAATGAATGAAGTCGGATTATTCGGCCTCTTCCTATTTGATGGTATTGCGATGTTGTTATCGATCGCGTTCATCAAACACTTTGAACAGTATCAAGCCATATCAACTAAAGCCAATAAGGATTATCTTACCGGATTACATAATCATGGATACTTCAAAGAGATATTGGAAAAAGAAGTTTCGGCTGCAAGGGAAACCGGACAGCCTTTAAGTATCGCATTACTTGATCTGGATGATTTTAAGAAATACAACGACTTATACGGCCATATTCAAGGGGATCATTTAATTAAGGAGTTTGGCGCTCTTTTAGGAACTGAGGTACAAGCAAAGAATTATATCGCTGCCCGCTACGGAGGCGAAGAGTTTACTATTTTGATGCCGAATACGAATAGTAAAGAGGCTTTAACCTTTTTGGACAGGTTGCGAAAAAAGGCAAATGATACATATGTGGAAGGAGTGGAAGCACTACCTTACGGCTGTTTGTCGTTTTCTGCAGGGATCGTTGAATATCAACAAGGGACCTATAACACATCGGAACTGATTAATAAAGCGGATCAAGCGATGTACTTTTCAAAAGCTCAAGGAAAAAATGTGGTACATATATTTAATGAGCAGTCTGATTATTCGGTTGAAGAGTGTTTGTCGATTGAAAAAGAGCTGGAGGAAGCAGAACAACAATTAAAAATATTCCTTTCAAAAGATATTTATACTTATCGTCATAGTAAACGAGTGTTCCAATATGCAGTTGATTTTTCAAGAAAACTCAAATTAAGTGATCACGAAAGGAAAATCTTTACTTTAGGAGCATTGGTCCACGATATCGGAAAGCTGGAAATTCCTCGGGATATTTTAAATAAAAAAGGTAAGCTCGATCCGCATGAATGGGAAATAACGAAAAAGCATGTCATTTGGGGTAAAGAAATCATTTCAGCAAACAAACAATTTGAGGAGCTGATCCCTTTGGTTGAGCTCCATCATGAACGTTACGACGGGAAAGGATACCCATATGGATTAAAAGGTGATAACATTCCAAAATTAGCCCGGCTTTTGTGCATCATCGACTCATTCGACGCGATGACAACGGAAAGGCCTTACCAAAAAACAAAAACCTTCGAAGAGGCCATCCAGGAATTAAGAGCATGCTCAGGAAAACAATTTGATCCACAATTCGTTGAACCATTTATTGAATTAATCGAGCAGCACTATCTCGTCAAAGAAGAAAAAGTTTTAACATAG
- a CDS encoding DUF5317 domain-containing protein: MVFDGIILSFIVGFLRKGNLKAMSQLKIKWGWVFPLLLAIQFLIFAFQNDVELLGQASNYIYIVVYILGMIFLFINRHHKGFMIILIGVFLNFLVMAVNGGRMPVSLEAAAVLDPGYLEALKEELYAKHAILTESTKLGFLGDIIPLTDPYPRTQIISIGDVIMNIGIFFFIQHLMLDHIKEKKTADTTSTFLKGGEPR, from the coding sequence ATGGTATTTGATGGTATCATATTATCGTTTATTGTCGGCTTTTTACGAAAAGGAAATTTAAAGGCTATGTCACAGCTAAAAATAAAGTGGGGATGGGTATTCCCGCTTTTACTGGCAATTCAATTTCTGATCTTTGCTTTTCAAAATGATGTTGAATTGCTCGGACAAGCAAGCAACTATATTTATATCGTTGTCTATATTCTCGGAATGATCTTTTTATTTATAAATCGTCATCACAAAGGCTTTATGATTATTTTGATCGGAGTGTTTCTTAATTTTCTGGTGATGGCTGTAAATGGAGGAAGGATGCCTGTATCTTTAGAGGCTGCAGCTGTTTTGGATCCGGGGTATTTAGAAGCACTTAAAGAAGAATTATACGCGAAACATGCAATTTTAACTGAATCTACTAAGCTTGGATTTCTGGGCGATATTATTCCTTTAACAGATCCTTATCCGCGGACCCAGATTATTAGTATCGGCGATGTGATTATGAATATCGGAATATTCTTTTTCATCCAGCATTTAATGCTCGATCATATTAAGGAAAAAAAGACTGCCGACACCACCTCCACCTTTTTAAAAGGAGGTGAACCAAGATGA
- a CDS encoding carboxymuconolactone decarboxylase family protein, which translates to MPETINKESLYQKSYFSRLPELKDLAPEAFRAFVEFDQKALAEGKLSQPLKELIAIAVAHTTGCPYCIDVHVGKAKKLGVTKEQMAESIMVATALKAGSALAHGVNALNSYDGHEDQELYKKEYFARIREFSKLSGDAFASFIDFDKNSMKDGVLSAKEKELIAVAVAHTTGCPYCIDVHTTGAKKQGATKEELAESIFVATALKAGSALAHAVNALNAYDQE; encoded by the coding sequence ATGCCTGAAACGATTAATAAAGAAAGTTTGTATCAAAAATCTTACTTTTCCAGATTGCCGGAATTAAAAGATTTAGCACCGGAGGCTTTCCGCGCCTTTGTAGAATTTGACCAAAAAGCTCTAGCTGAGGGAAAACTCAGCCAACCGTTGAAAGAATTGATTGCCATTGCCGTTGCACATACGACCGGTTGCCCATATTGTATCGATGTTCATGTTGGGAAGGCGAAAAAACTCGGTGTTACGAAAGAACAAATGGCAGAGAGCATAATGGTAGCAACTGCCTTGAAAGCAGGATCCGCACTTGCTCATGGCGTGAATGCGTTAAATTCATATGATGGACATGAAGACCAGGAGCTATACAAAAAAGAATATTTTGCTAGAATTAGAGAGTTTTCCAAGTTATCGGGGGATGCATTCGCTTCCTTTATTGATTTTGATAAAAATTCAATGAAAGATGGAGTATTAAGTGCAAAAGAAAAAGAACTTATTGCGGTAGCAGTAGCTCATACAACAGGATGCCCGTATTGCATTGATGTTCATACGACAGGAGCAAAGAAACAAGGTGCAACGAAAGAAGAGTTGGCGGAAAGCATTTTTGTTGCAACCGCATTAAAGGCAGGTTCTGCCCTTGCCCATGCTGTCAATGCTCTTAATGCTTATGATCAAGAATAG
- a CDS encoding sigma-70 family RNA polymerase sigma factor gives MESFEQLARQYEPMIHKLIFTLNIYKNKEEFYQLGLISLWEAWQRFNPAKGSFTNYAFAYIKGKFLTELTRANKHEERNIYPKEEFWEFIVDPFTEDPFEVNLLLSYCESLTPNQTKWVLYTFLDGLTIKEIAEIENVSVSAVKSWRKGAKEKLRGSMKSCR, from the coding sequence ATGGAAAGCTTTGAGCAGTTAGCGAGGCAATATGAACCAATGATTCACAAACTCATTTTCACTTTAAACATCTACAAAAACAAAGAGGAATTTTATCAGCTTGGATTGATCTCCTTATGGGAAGCGTGGCAGCGATTTAATCCTGCGAAAGGAAGCTTCACGAATTATGCTTTTGCGTATATAAAAGGAAAGTTTTTAACGGAATTGACGAGGGCAAACAAGCATGAAGAACGAAACATCTATCCGAAGGAAGAGTTTTGGGAGTTTATTGTAGACCCATTTACCGAAGACCCCTTTGAAGTCAATCTATTATTATCGTATTGCGAGTCATTGACCCCAAACCAAACAAAATGGGTATTGTATACTTTCTTGGACGGATTGACGATAAAAGAAATCGCGGAGATAGAAAATGTGTCTGTCTCAGCCGTCAAAAGCTGGCGGAAAGGTGCGAAAGAGAAATTGAGAGGAAGTATGAAAAGCTGCCGGTAA